In Haloarcula salinisoli, one genomic interval encodes:
- a CDS encoding DUF7344 domain-containing protein: MKTAQCSRPDRRQLSAALADQRSRHLLSCLQDSPATVRDLAVALAATELGCARSAVTPSDRRQHRRQLDQHYLPRLTDAGLLDRSPDGFVRYVPATLERFDVRFPSLEEPANPTWAAAAAVLARAYRYSLVAVLAERESVSLSRLADRLATTDGVTATPRELAIACHHIDLPKLASVDLLSYDADARTVRSGPAIETVL; encoded by the coding sequence ATGAAAACCGCCCAGTGTTCGCGACCCGACCGCCGTCAGCTGTCCGCCGCCCTGGCCGACCAGCGGTCGAGGCACCTCCTGAGCTGTCTCCAGGACAGCCCCGCGACCGTTCGAGACCTGGCCGTCGCCCTCGCGGCGACGGAACTCGGCTGTGCACGCTCGGCCGTGACGCCGTCCGACCGACGGCAGCACCGCCGGCAACTCGACCAACACTACCTGCCCCGGCTGACCGACGCCGGGCTCCTCGACCGGTCCCCCGACGGCTTCGTCCGCTATGTCCCCGCAACGCTGGAGCGCTTCGACGTCCGGTTCCCGTCGCTGGAGGAGCCGGCCAACCCCACGTGGGCGGCCGCCGCGGCGGTGCTCGCGCGTGCGTACCGCTACTCGCTTGTCGCTGTCCTCGCCGAGCGGGAGTCGGTCTCGCTGTCGCGGCTCGCCGACCGACTGGCGACCACCGACGGAGTGACCGCGACGCCGCGCGAACTCGCTATCGCCTGCCATCACATCGACCTCCCGAAACTGGCCTCGGTCGACCTGCTGAGCTACGACGCCGACGCCCGAACTGTCAGGAGTGGGCCCGCCATCGAGACGGTGCTGTAG
- a CDS encoding NTP transferase domain-containing protein, which produces MCGGRGTRLDTHVEKPLFRVGDEPMVDRVFGALSESAVDTAYAVTSPATPETRAHLDAPCIETPGDGYVADLDAALADERVSTPVLTVAADLPLLDGPILDRVLDAHTGGSLSVLVPAARKRELGVSDDTTFWREGREVAPTGVNVVGETGDDAWLTEDVRVAVNVNTLADARVAEELL; this is translated from the coding sequence ATGTGTGGCGGCCGCGGAACCCGGCTCGATACCCACGTCGAGAAGCCGCTGTTCCGGGTCGGCGACGAGCCGATGGTCGACCGCGTGTTCGGGGCGCTCTCCGAGAGCGCTGTCGACACTGCCTACGCGGTCACGTCGCCCGCGACGCCCGAGACGCGCGCCCATCTCGACGCGCCCTGTATCGAGACGCCCGGTGACGGATACGTCGCGGACCTCGACGCGGCGCTTGCCGACGAGCGCGTCTCGACACCTGTGCTCACTGTCGCCGCCGACCTCCCGCTGCTCGACGGCCCGATACTCGACCGCGTGCTCGACGCCCACACCGGGGGGTCGCTGTCGGTGCTGGTCCCTGCCGCCCGCAAGCGCGAACTGGGTGTCAGCGACGACACCACCTTCTGGCGCGAGGGCCGCGAGGTCGCGCCGACCGGCGTGAACGTCGTTGGGGAGACCGGCGACGACGCCTGGCTCACCGAGGACGTCCGGGTCGCGGTCAACGTGAATACGCTCGCCGACGCTCGGGTGGCCGAGGAGTTGTTATAA
- a CDS encoding cob(I)yrinic acid a,c-diamide adenosyltransferase has translation MNDNTAGPTAEPIEPSAPAEFGLVQVWWGDGKGKTTAALGMATRAIGHGYRVHLLQFMKGGTGTVEDVRGEYNAIAALPGFSYENAGHYGWHGFMDGSDDDEHAARAKGALERAHEILAASGNVDLSQPLDADGPPEDGVNMLVIDEILYAANRDLIDPDDVVELIEAKPDDVELVLTGGHEPPEYVFEHADLVTEVGKVKHPLDAGHPARKGTEF, from the coding sequence ATGAACGACAACACGGCCGGCCCGACGGCCGAACCTATCGAGCCCAGCGCGCCAGCGGAGTTCGGCCTGGTCCAGGTCTGGTGGGGCGACGGGAAAGGCAAGACGACGGCGGCCCTGGGGATGGCGACCCGCGCGATTGGCCACGGCTACCGCGTCCACCTGCTCCAGTTCATGAAAGGCGGCACCGGGACGGTGGAGGACGTCCGCGGCGAGTACAACGCCATCGCGGCGCTGCCGGGCTTCTCCTACGAGAACGCCGGCCACTACGGCTGGCACGGCTTCATGGACGGGAGTGACGACGACGAACACGCGGCCCGCGCGAAGGGGGCACTCGAACGTGCCCACGAGATTCTCGCCGCCAGCGGCAATGTGGACCTCTCCCAGCCGCTCGACGCCGACGGGCCGCCCGAGGACGGCGTGAACATGCTCGTCATCGACGAGATACTGTACGCCGCCAACCGGGACCTCATCGACCCGGATGACGTTGTCGAACTTATCGAGGCGAAACCCGACGACGTCGAACTCGTCCTCACCGGCGGCCACGAACCGCCGGAGTACGTCTTCGAGCACGCCGACCTCGTGACGGAGGTCGGCAAGGTGAAACATCCACTCGACGCGGGCCACCCGGCGCGGAAGGGGACCGAGTTCTGA
- the cobD gene encoding threonine-phosphate decarboxylase CobD, with amino-acid sequence MDPDTVAALRAVGETDPHIGTDGRVPHGSSDDPDLLDFSANKNPRVPPGTREVFAAAFDTARSYPNDGYPDFRAAAAEFVGCEPEEVVPTAGGLEAIRLAMQTSVRTGESVLLPAPSFGEYAREVRLQGGEPAFVDHDAILDADPDDHAMAVVCNPNNPTGECYDADALRAFADRCREVGTTLLVDEAFLGFTDEPSLSGREGVLVARSLTKLFGLPGVRMGFAVGTGGALDRLATARRAWSMSAAAAAVGTHCYRADEFVAETRERVARERERMRDRLATRFDVFPSDAPFLSFDTGDTDVEDLLATAREAGIALRDARTFRRLDSHVRVAVRRPDENDRLLEALDV; translated from the coding sequence ATGGACCCCGACACCGTCGCGGCGCTTCGCGCCGTCGGCGAGACGGACCCACATATCGGGACCGACGGGCGCGTCCCACACGGGAGCAGCGACGACCCCGACCTACTGGATTTCAGCGCGAACAAGAACCCGCGGGTCCCGCCGGGCACGCGCGAGGTGTTCGCGGCCGCCTTCGACACGGCACGGTCCTACCCCAACGACGGCTACCCCGATTTTCGCGCGGCGGCGGCCGAGTTCGTCGGGTGTGAGCCCGAGGAGGTCGTCCCCACTGCGGGCGGGCTGGAAGCCATCCGGCTGGCGATGCAGACGAGCGTTCGCACTGGCGAGTCGGTTCTCCTTCCAGCCCCGAGCTTCGGCGAGTACGCCCGCGAAGTGCGCCTGCAAGGGGGCGAGCCGGCGTTCGTCGACCACGACGCGATTCTCGACGCGGACCCGGACGACCACGCCATGGCCGTCGTCTGCAATCCCAACAATCCCACTGGGGAGTGCTACGACGCCGACGCACTCCGGGCCTTTGCCGACCGCTGTCGCGAGGTCGGGACGACGCTGCTGGTCGACGAGGCCTTTCTGGGTTTCACCGACGAGCCGTCGCTTTCGGGCCGTGAGGGTGTGCTCGTCGCGCGCTCGCTCACCAAGCTGTTCGGGCTGCCGGGGGTCCGGATGGGATTCGCCGTCGGCACGGGCGGGGCGCTCGACCGGCTCGCGACCGCCCGCCGGGCCTGGTCGATGAGCGCGGCGGCCGCCGCCGTGGGCACGCACTGCTACCGGGCCGACGAATTCGTCGCCGAGACCCGCGAACGGGTCGCCCGCGAGCGCGAGCGTATGCGCGACCGGCTCGCGACACGGTTCGACGTGTTCCCGTCGGACGCCCCCTTCCTCTCGTTCGACACCGGCGACACCGACGTCGAGGACCTGCTCGCGACGGCTCGCGAGGCGGGCATCGCGCTTCGGGACGCCCGGACCTTCCGGCGGCTCGACAGCCACGTCCGCGTGGCCGTCCGGCGGCCGGACGAAAACGACCGCCTGCTGGAGGCCCTGGATGTTTGA
- a CDS encoding CopG family transcriptional regulator — MSKITFRADDDLVDRLEEFDASKSQVMREALRAYLDGEASSESASDADEAVTDTESIDALIADRVDALIADRLEAPTPTHQPQDVNVNITLDADSGSVTEERAESRRASDTDADTATAGVSHDREGRKTAPESRENAEASGQSSCAQCGENLGSSHVYCPNCGEKASRRVFCDCGDELRSDWGFCPGCGRRTPAADVLEQSRSGANRE; from the coding sequence ATGAGCAAGATAACGTTCCGCGCTGACGACGACCTCGTCGACCGCCTCGAGGAGTTCGACGCCTCGAAGAGCCAGGTCATGCGCGAGGCACTCCGTGCGTATCTCGATGGCGAGGCGTCATCGGAGAGCGCGTCGGACGCGGACGAGGCAGTCACCGACACCGAGAGCATCGACGCGCTCATCGCCGACCGCGTCGACGCACTCATCGCCGACCGGCTGGAGGCGCCGACACCGACCCACCAGCCACAAGACGTGAATGTAAACATCACGCTCGACGCCGATAGTGGGTCTGTAACCGAGGAACGGGCCGAGAGCAGACGTGCGTCAGACACGGATGCAGACACTGCGACGGCGGGTGTATCACACGACCGCGAGGGCCGTAAGACAGCACCCGAGAGCCGTGAAAACGCGGAGGCCAGCGGGCAGTCCTCTTGCGCCCAGTGTGGCGAGAACCTGGGTTCCTCGCACGTGTACTGTCCGAACTGCGGGGAGAAGGCCTCCCGGCGCGTGTTCTGTGACTGCGGTGACGAGCTCCGGTCGGACTGGGGATTCTGCCCCGGATGCGGGCGACGGACCCCCGCTGCGGACGTGCTCGAACAGTCCAGAAGTGGCGCAAACAGGGAGTAG
- a CDS encoding ATP-grasp domain-containing protein, with product MSVSDPRTDLLAYRDDLLEIARRPTVQTVIPIRPAGAYLLSRYRDQFEAVTNLVTPPFEQFCDVVDRVRLVEAAENAGVPVPATATLGDVDEWSDEQIVKSRYNVLAERVLPRRDATEIAVEKSLTHLPAGESADSAALSETMAHEPIVQEYIPSTAEYMIGALYDHGEPLALFQHRQIRGDTYAGGGGVYRESAAIPELESVARALLDELDWHGLACIEYMRHEETGEFVLTEINPRMWQSLPSTVRAGADFPLYYWRAATGQQDRIDCDYELGVGTHSLHGELRHLLSIFRTDSPLVATPPATQRAREILTSCLREPNFDYLSLDDPWPFVQGIRNKLPWHR from the coding sequence GTGTCCGTCAGCGACCCACGAACGGACCTGCTCGCGTATCGCGACGACCTGCTCGAAATCGCTCGACGGCCGACGGTACAGACCGTGATACCGATCCGGCCGGCAGGGGCCTATCTTCTCTCGCGCTACCGGGACCAGTTCGAGGCCGTGACGAACCTGGTCACACCCCCGTTCGAACAGTTCTGTGACGTCGTCGACAGAGTACGACTCGTCGAGGCGGCCGAGAACGCGGGTGTCCCGGTGCCAGCGACGGCCACGCTCGGTGACGTAGACGAGTGGTCGGACGAACAGATCGTCAAGTCACGATACAACGTCCTCGCCGAGCGGGTCCTCCCCCGCAGGGACGCCACCGAGATAGCAGTCGAGAAGTCCCTGACGCATCTCCCCGCGGGCGAATCAGCGGACAGCGCGGCACTGTCCGAGACGATGGCCCACGAGCCTATCGTCCAAGAGTATATCCCGTCCACGGCGGAGTACATGATCGGCGCGCTGTACGACCACGGCGAGCCGCTGGCGCTGTTCCAGCACCGCCAGATTCGGGGCGATACCTACGCCGGCGGTGGCGGCGTCTACCGCGAGTCGGCGGCGATTCCCGAACTGGAGTCGGTCGCCCGAGCGCTGCTCGACGAACTCGACTGGCACGGACTGGCCTGCATCGAGTACATGCGCCACGAGGAGACGGGCGAGTTCGTCCTGACCGAGATCAACCCCCGGATGTGGCAGTCGCTCCCGTCGACCGTCCGTGCGGGAGCCGACTTCCCGCTGTACTACTGGCGCGCCGCCACCGGTCAACAGGACCGAATCGACTGCGACTACGAGCTCGGTGTCGGAACCCACTCCCTGCACGGTGAGCTCAGGCATCTGCTGAGTATCTTCCGGACAGATTCGCCGCTCGTTGCGACGCCGCCCGCGACACAGCGAGCACGGGAGATACTCACCTCCTGTCTGCGCGAGCCCAACTTCGACTACCTGTCGCTCGACGACCCGTGGCCGTTCGTGCAGGGCATCAGAAACAAACTCCCGTGGCACCGGTGA
- the ncsA gene encoding tRNA 2-thiolation protein NcsA, with protein MECDKCGSDAVLHAAYSGLYLCEDHLCRAVEKRLRRRVREDGLVPDDATPEEPETWVIGLSGGKDSVVLTHILYDIFERDPRIELVALSIHEGIEGYRDKSLDACEELTEELGIRHEVVSYESEFGVQMDDVVEDDPEGMAACAYCGVFRRDILSRYAEKLGADKLLTGHNLDDEAETALMNFLEGDVDQIAKHFDASLGPFEGGDASVEGTRATQDHHVPRAKPLRDVPEKEIALYARFRDLPAHITECPHASEAYRGEIQELMLGLEENHPGTRHSIMAGYEKLAALAADAFGGEDSDRDFGECDNCGAPTARDICRKCNLLEALEAV; from the coding sequence ATGGAGTGTGACAAGTGCGGGTCCGACGCGGTGTTGCACGCGGCCTACTCCGGCCTCTATCTCTGTGAGGACCACCTCTGTCGGGCCGTCGAGAAACGCCTTCGCCGCCGGGTGCGCGAGGACGGGCTCGTCCCCGACGACGCGACGCCCGAAGAGCCCGAGACCTGGGTCATCGGTCTCTCCGGGGGCAAAGACAGCGTCGTCCTCACGCACATCCTCTATGACATCTTCGAACGCGACCCCAGAATCGAACTCGTCGCCCTCTCCATTCACGAGGGCATCGAGGGGTACCGCGACAAGAGCCTCGACGCCTGTGAGGAACTGACCGAGGAGCTTGGCATCCGCCACGAGGTCGTCTCCTACGAGTCCGAATTCGGTGTCCAGATGGACGACGTCGTCGAGGACGACCCCGAGGGGATGGCCGCCTGTGCGTACTGTGGCGTCTTCCGCCGCGATATCCTCTCCCGGTACGCCGAGAAACTGGGCGCGGACAAACTGCTGACGGGCCACAACTTAGACGACGAGGCCGAGACGGCGCTGATGAACTTCCTGGAGGGCGACGTCGACCAGATTGCCAAGCACTTCGACGCCTCGCTGGGGCCGTTCGAGGGCGGCGACGCGTCAGTCGAGGGGACCCGCGCGACACAGGACCACCACGTCCCCAGAGCCAAGCCCCTGCGTGACGTGCCCGAGAAGGAAATCGCGCTGTACGCTCGCTTCCGTGACCTCCCGGCCCACATCACCGAGTGCCCCCACGCCTCGGAGGCCTATCGGGGCGAGATTCAGGAGTTGATGCTCGGTCTGGAGGAGAACCATCCCGGAACCCGTCACTCCATCATGGCCGGCTACGAGAAACTCGCCGCGCTGGCGGCCGACGCCTTCGGCGGCGAGGACAGTGACAGGGACTTCGGCGAGTGTGACAACTGCGGTGCGCCCACCGCTCGCGACATCTGCCGGAAGTGCAATCTGCTCGAGGCGCTAGAGGCGGTCTGA
- a CDS encoding CobD/CbiB family cobalamin biosynthesis protein produces MMPVVAMLVAGGLEALVGEPPTRYHPVAWFGRLVAPLDREWRHPLVVGAVGAFVLPLAAAVAVGLAVATVGTQSALAAAALAGLGLFLSTSLRRLLGAAGSVIGDSDTDIAAARDGLLALAGRDASALSPGQLRSAAVESAAENLADGLVAPLSAFVLAAVVAAVAGAPTLPVAAAAAVWVKAVNTLDSMLGYRTKRVGTPPAVLDDAVMWLPARLSALALAVAFVDLHSLLRTREWLDSVPSPNSGWPMGVAAAGLDVRLEKPGVYVLNPGAALPDVAASRRGVRAVGVAGVCSYALAGLALAALGGVTVWF; encoded by the coding sequence GTGATGCCGGTCGTCGCGATGCTCGTCGCGGGTGGGCTGGAAGCGCTCGTCGGTGAACCGCCGACCCGGTACCACCCCGTCGCCTGGTTCGGTCGGCTGGTCGCGCCGCTGGACCGCGAGTGGCGACACCCGCTGGTTGTTGGCGCCGTCGGTGCATTCGTGCTCCCGCTCGCGGCCGCGGTCGCCGTTGGGCTCGCTGTCGCCACCGTCGGGACCCAGTCGGCGCTGGCCGCGGCCGCCCTCGCCGGGCTGGGCCTGTTCCTCTCGACGAGCCTCCGGCGGCTGCTAGGGGCGGCCGGGTCGGTCATCGGCGACTCGGACACCGATATCGCGGCCGCCCGCGACGGACTGCTCGCGCTCGCCGGACGGGACGCGAGCGCGCTCTCGCCGGGCCAGCTCCGCAGCGCGGCCGTCGAGAGTGCCGCCGAGAACCTGGCCGACGGGCTCGTCGCGCCGCTGTCGGCGTTCGTCCTCGCCGCGGTGGTCGCCGCCGTCGCCGGCGCACCCACGCTCCCGGTCGCGGCCGCGGCGGCGGTGTGGGTCAAGGCCGTCAACACGCTGGACTCGATGCTGGGCTACCGGACCAAGCGGGTCGGGACCCCCCCCGCCGTGCTCGACGACGCGGTGATGTGGCTCCCAGCCCGCCTGAGCGCGCTCGCACTCGCGGTCGCGTTCGTGGACCTGCACTCGCTCTTGCGTACGCGCGAGTGGCTCGACAGCGTCCCCTCGCCGAACTCCGGCTGGCCGATGGGGGTCGCCGCCGCCGGGCTGGACGTACGTCTGGAGAAGCCGGGCGTGTACGTCCTCAACCCCGGGGCAGCCCTGCCGGACGTGGCGGCGTCGCGGCGCGGCGTCCGCGCGGTCGGGGTCGCCGGCGTCTGCAGCTACGCGCTCGCGGGGCTGGCACTGGCCGCGCTCGGGGGGGTGACGGTGTGGTTCTGA
- a CDS encoding HAD family hydrolase encodes MVVSFDLFGTLVATDRPDQPAEAVADSLAERGVSVPDDWEAAYRSAHREYDRGREAPLDEHVRLALASRGVEVTAATAREAVLVAFDGPVSRREGAREALAAAADNGPVAICSNCSVPGLVERTLERTDLDRGPDAVVTSVDSGWRKPHPRIFETTADALEASLSELVHVGDDARTDGGAERAGARSVLLADTPLSAVARGLREGRL; translated from the coding sequence GTGGTAGTTTCGTTCGACCTGTTCGGGACCCTCGTCGCGACCGACCGGCCCGACCAGCCCGCCGAGGCCGTCGCTGACAGCCTCGCCGAGCGGGGTGTCTCCGTGCCCGACGACTGGGAGGCTGCCTATCGGTCCGCCCACCGCGAGTACGACCGCGGCCGGGAGGCACCCCTCGACGAACACGTCCGACTCGCCCTGGCCAGCCGCGGCGTCGAGGTCACGGCGGCGACCGCTCGCGAGGCTGTCCTGGTCGCCTTCGACGGGCCGGTATCCCGACGCGAGGGCGCCCGCGAGGCGCTCGCTGCGGCGGCCGACAACGGCCCGGTCGCCATCTGTTCGAACTGCAGCGTTCCCGGTCTCGTCGAGCGAACGCTCGAGCGTACCGACCTAGACCGCGGTCCCGACGCCGTCGTGACGAGTGTAGACTCGGGCTGGCGCAAGCCCCATCCCCGAATCTTCGAGACCACGGCCGACGCGCTCGAGGCCTCGCTCTCCGAGCTGGTCCACGTCGGCGACGACGCTCGCACCGACGGCGGCGCGGAGCGGGCGGGCGCACGGTCGGTGCTGCTGGCCGACACGCCGCTTTCGGCTGTCGCGAGGGGGCTCCGGGAGGGTCGGCTGTGA
- a CDS encoding adenosylcobinamide amidohydrolase, whose translation MFETTCRDGIAQVRHEGASWLSTAWDGGYCESDAVYNVSVPTGFARTDLDAYREGRLADAGFPVGPTLLTGVEMCHARVAENGPVTVLATAGLSNPAVLPVDGDDKSAGGIDERGSDDTEPWRPGTVNLVVGVDRALSDGALATLLGTVVEAKAATLLAVADVPGTTSDAVLVGADPSAAPVEFAGSATEVGAAARACVRDAVLASLDARYDDGPPAPADAEYGVVTDRQSDVRPP comes from the coding sequence ATGTTTGAGACGACCTGCCGGGACGGCATCGCGCAGGTCCGCCACGAGGGGGCGAGCTGGCTCTCGACGGCGTGGGACGGGGGCTACTGCGAGTCGGACGCGGTCTACAACGTCTCCGTCCCGACGGGGTTCGCCCGCACCGACCTCGACGCCTATCGGGAGGGACGTCTCGCCGACGCCGGCTTCCCCGTCGGGCCGACGCTGTTGACGGGGGTCGAGATGTGTCACGCCCGCGTCGCCGAGAACGGGCCAGTAACCGTACTCGCGACGGCGGGGCTCTCGAACCCGGCGGTGTTGCCGGTGGACGGCGACGACAAGAGTGCCGGTGGTATCGACGAACGGGGTAGCGACGACACCGAGCCCTGGCGCCCCGGCACGGTCAACCTCGTCGTCGGCGTCGACCGGGCGCTTTCCGACGGCGCGCTCGCGACGCTGCTCGGGACCGTCGTCGAAGCGAAGGCGGCGACACTGCTCGCGGTTGCCGACGTGCCGGGGACCACTTCGGACGCCGTGCTGGTCGGTGCCGACCCGAGCGCTGCCCCGGTCGAGTTCGCGGGCAGCGCGACAGAGGTGGGTGCGGCCGCGCGAGCCTGCGTGCGAGACGCCGTGCTGGCGAGTCTGGACGCCCGCTACGACGACGGGCCGCCCGCCCCGGCCGACGCGGAGTACGGCGTCGTCACCGACCGCCAGAGCGATGTTCGTCCCCCCTGA
- the cobS gene encoding adenosylcobinamide-GDP ribazoletransferase has product MVLSALRGALGFLSRLPVGHDEDAWAAFTATPAAFPLAGYVVGGLVALPFLAVGRLPGPVVAAAALAVLVAVTGVNHADGLADLGDAAAVHGTPEERREVMRDTTVGVGAVLALGSVLLVLALGLLAVTTLPARVAVAAVIASEVGAKAAMATLACLGAPSHEGFGATMLDGNGPVDLLVALAVAVPIAAVAPPATGVALLTALVVALVVRRWARRSLDGVGGDVFGATNELARVAALHGAVAAWHLLGGSAWTLW; this is encoded by the coding sequence GTGGTTCTGAGCGCATTGCGTGGCGCGCTGGGCTTTCTCTCCCGGCTCCCCGTCGGCCACGACGAGGACGCGTGGGCGGCCTTCACCGCGACGCCGGCGGCGTTCCCGCTCGCGGGCTACGTCGTCGGCGGGCTGGTGGCGCTCCCGTTTCTGGCCGTCGGCCGGCTTCCAGGCCCGGTCGTCGCCGCGGCGGCGCTCGCAGTCCTGGTCGCGGTCACCGGCGTCAACCACGCCGACGGGCTGGCCGACCTCGGCGACGCCGCGGCGGTCCACGGCACCCCCGAGGAGCGCCGCGAGGTGATGCGCGACACGACGGTCGGCGTCGGCGCGGTGCTCGCGCTGGGAAGCGTCCTCCTCGTGCTCGCGCTCGGTCTGCTGGCGGTGACGACCTTGCCGGCCCGCGTCGCCGTCGCCGCCGTCATAGCGAGCGAGGTCGGCGCGAAAGCCGCGATGGCGACGCTCGCCTGCCTGGGCGCCCCGAGTCACGAGGGCTTTGGCGCGACGATGCTGGACGGCAACGGCCCGGTTGACTTGCTGGTCGCGCTCGCGGTCGCCGTGCCGATAGCCGCCGTCGCCCCGCCAGCTACCGGCGTTGCCCTCCTGACTGCCCTCGTCGTGGCACTGGTGGTCCGCCGGTGGGCAAGGCGTTCACTGGACGGGGTCGGCGGCGACGTCTTCGGCGCGACGAACGAACTCGCCCGCGTCGCCGCGCTCCACGGCGCGGTCGCCGCCTGGCACCTTCTGGGAGGGTCCGCGTGGACGCTCTGGTGA
- a CDS encoding ribbon-helix-helix domain-containing protein, which yields MERVTLRIPKQQIEEVEQMVDTGEYPNRSEAIRSAVREMLSEQEGSERASEKDKRTWARV from the coding sequence ATGGAGCGTGTGACACTACGGATTCCGAAGCAGCAGATAGAAGAGGTCGAACAGATGGTCGATACGGGGGAATACCCCAACCGGAGTGAGGCTATCCGGTCGGCCGTCCGGGAGATGCTGTCCGAGCAAGAGGGCTCGGAACGTGCCTCCGAGAAAGACAAACGAACGTGGGCGAGGGTGTAA
- the ftsZ gene encoding cell division protein FtsZ yields MQDIVNEALERDEQEQQKLSDEDVDGFGDPRIVIVGCGGAGNNTVNRLYNIGVEGADTVAINTDKQHLKMIEADTKILVGKSLTNGLGAGGDPSMGERATEMAQGTIKEVLGDADLVFVTAGMGGGTGTGAAPVVSKIAKEQGAIVVGMVSTPFNVERARTVKAEEGLEKLRNEADSIIVLDNNRLLDYVPNLPIGKAFSVMDQIIAETVKGISETITQPSLINLDYADMTSIMNQGGVAVMLVGETQDKNKTEEVVKDAMNHPLLDVDYRGASGGLVHITGGPDLTLKEAEGIAQNITERLEANANVIWGARIQEEYKGKVRVMAIMTGVQSAQVLGPSTQKQANKSREAIQEVDDDTSFDASENFESAGGAGGSSAGYGETDGGRSTKEKNNGLDVVRTSE; encoded by the coding sequence ATGCAGGACATCGTCAACGAAGCCCTCGAACGCGACGAGCAGGAACAGCAGAAGCTGTCCGACGAGGACGTCGACGGGTTCGGTGACCCCCGCATCGTCATCGTCGGCTGCGGTGGCGCCGGCAACAACACGGTCAACCGCCTCTACAACATCGGCGTCGAAGGGGCCGACACCGTGGCCATCAACACGGACAAACAGCACCTCAAGATGATCGAGGCCGACACGAAGATACTGGTCGGCAAGTCCCTCACCAACGGCCTGGGCGCGGGTGGCGACCCCTCGATGGGCGAGCGCGCGACCGAGATGGCACAGGGGACCATCAAGGAGGTCCTGGGCGATGCGGACCTGGTCTTCGTCACCGCCGGTATGGGTGGCGGGACCGGGACCGGCGCCGCACCGGTCGTCTCGAAAATCGCCAAAGAGCAGGGCGCCATCGTCGTCGGCATGGTGTCGACGCCGTTCAACGTCGAGCGCGCCCGCACGGTGAAAGCCGAGGAAGGCTTAGAGAAGCTTCGCAACGAAGCCGACTCCATCATCGTGCTGGACAACAACCGTCTGCTCGACTACGTCCCGAACCTGCCCATCGGCAAAGCGTTCTCGGTGATGGACCAGATCATCGCCGAGACCGTCAAGGGCATCTCGGAGACGATTACCCAGCCCAGCCTCATCAACCTCGACTACGCCGACATGACTAGCATCATGAACCAGGGCGGCGTCGCGGTGATGCTGGTGGGTGAGACACAGGACAAGAACAAGACCGAAGAAGTGGTCAAGGACGCGATGAACCACCCCCTGCTGGACGTGGACTACCGCGGCGCGAGCGGCGGACTCGTCCACATCACGGGTGGCCCGGACCTCACGCTGAAGGAGGCCGAGGGCATCGCACAGAACATCACCGAGCGACTGGAGGCCAACGCCAACGTCATCTGGGGCGCCCGCATCCAGGAGGAGTACAAGGGCAAGGTCCGTGTCATGGCTATCATGACCGGCGTCCAGTCCGCACAGGTCCTGGGGCCGTCCACCCAGAAGCAGGCCAACAAGTCCCGCGAGGCGATTCAGGAGGTCGACGACGACACCTCCTTCGACGCCTCCGAGAACTTCGAGAGCGCCGGCGGCGCCGGCGGCAGCAGTGCCGGCTACGGCGAGACGGACGGCGGCCGCAGCACGAAAGAGAAGAACAACGGTCTCGACGTCGTCCGAACGAGCGAGTAA